CAATTGAATTGTGGCTTACAAATAGGTAGTGTGTCTTTCTACTGTTTTCAATCTAATTGCATTTCCTCCCCCACTGTTCTAAAAAGACCGCAGTTGTGTTGACACTACTGCAATTAAATTACTTTCGTTCAAGGCAGCATTTAGATTCCGACTGTCTCATGGCCTCAGGAAGTTGCCAGGAAACGGTTCCTCCAGAATTTTGCTTCAGCATCTATTTTGTATATGTATACCACTCACAGCTGTGaagataaaaatgtaaataaattataAACCTGATGGAGTAATAGCTGCAGTTTCTGAAAGATGGGCAGAAACAATATTGCTGAATGTGCAAGGTGTCCCCTTAGTTTTGGCTTCTTGTGGCTATTCTTAGCACTGACTTCtcttttaaatttagttttgacaatcttttagttttaaaatgccTTAAACTCTGACTTAGGTTGGTTAGTCATTAAAAAAGCAGTCCTGTCCTCTGTCCTCCTTTGCATCCTTGCACCCATCCCTTCATCGTGCCTGCAAGTGTTTTTGTGACCACGAGGAACTGATTCAGGCTAAAATGGCCTGAAAATGTTCTCTGTGTGACCAATAAGATACTCAAAAGTGTTTTAATTCAAATCTTAGAGAGCTGACAGGTTTTGGCAACCTAGGgctgaaagctttttatttttacctaCATTCAGTTTCCTCTGAGCTGGTTCACTGTACCAAGCATCTGTGCTGGCTTAAGGGAAGATGCACTGCAGAGGTGGGAACAAATGGTTAGGGGTGGAAAtttatcttttcctctttaaattaCTCTGAAGTGAAATTTGACTGCACTTAAAAGGaagccttttgctttcttcaatAACAAAAGGGAAGACAATTAAAACCTCCTATCTTCCTACCTGTAACTTTTTCCCATATGGCTTATTTAATTTCAGGGTGCGCTTTAATGTTCACCACATACATGAAGGAtaatagctttatttttgaattgttttgctttcagaagttTGTAGTGATTCATTATATTGGGGGGGGAAAGTTTAATAGCAATATGTTAATAGGCTGATCTAAATCAATAATTAAAAGTTTTATTGAATCGTCGTGATCAACTTCCTGGCTACAGAGTATTTCTGCATATGAATCTTAGAAACACTTAGTTTTGGGAGGAACTGTTTCTCAGTTCtggttggtttgatttttttctttcctcccacatCTTCTTTgagcagactttaaaaaaaaacaaactgcttATTCAAGTCTGTAGctctgagaggaggaaaaaaatagaaagaggaAACTTGATTTTTCTACTTGCAAATACTTTGTGATcataaatgttaaatatttttaaacatctttatgaaaaaataatgaaatcttcCCTATTATTCCAATGGGTTCCAATCACTCCAGTGATACATGGTGTGGGAATGAACAGAAAGACAGTGGCTATTTCAGTACCTTGCTCATCTGAGATCTATAATAATGCATTTAAAGTTAGATACATAGTTTTGTTGCAACAGCAGTTTCATAGATGTAAGTAGTCCCCAGCTGAGTGAAGTACAAATGTGTGAGAAATCCAAAATACAAACCTGTTAAGTGTTGAACTGGTTTTGAAGATGCATTTTtcctgatggaaaagaaaaatccaatatTAGTAAGTGGGGATAAAATTAGTATTAAAGTCGTTCTTGAATTGCCTTCTAATTGGTAGATTTATTATTTTGATACATGTGAGTTTTGCTAATGTACGTTTGATGAAGACGTCCTATTTGAAAAAATTTAAACTTGGTTTAAAATTGAGAAACTCTGCTTGGCCCAGGCTGGAAGTCAGGTTGGTGGATGCTTTCTCCCCAGTGCCCAGCAGCATACCAAATAGCTGAATCATTCAGCACAGGCACGCAGTTGCTGAGTCTTACTTGTAGCAGGTTGCCACTCGGTGTGACACAGATCACATTACTTAGACTTGGAGTTTCATGCTTCTAAACCTAACAAGATTTAAAAACCCGCGTGAggttttaaagataatttatgATCACTTTTGAGGTCCTGCTTGAAGGCAACGTAGTAAAGCAAATGAAAGGTACTTGTTCTGgtctttttaaatgaagaattgaAAGTCCTTTATAAAATTCCTCCTGCCAGTTGCTGTCATTAGCGATTTCCATATTCTTACAGTCTAAAGGCAGTAGTGGTAGCATTGTGTTTGGGTGGAGGTGTGATGATAAATGGGGTGGCTTAAAGTGTAGCTCAGTGAAACTTTCTTTTCCAGCTACCAGTATTAACATCAACGAAGTGCCAAATGAAGAGGGAAGTCTGGAGATAAACAGCAAAGTGGACACCTGCCAGAATGGGCCAGAGTCGCTCTTCCCTGACTCTCCTGTGTCTTTTGACCCCACCAGCAGTGTGCAGGGTCAAGAGTCGTCCCCAGGTGTGACTGGTTTCCATGACAGCCTAAGGAAGTCTCAGGGAACTAGAGCTGAGGGCATAGTTCTTAGAAAAGAAGCTTTGCAGTCTCTCAAACTAAGTCTTCCCATGCAAGAAACTGAATTGTGTAAGCATCTGTTTATGGTGGCGCCCCTGCTTTCTCTTGCTGCATAAAGCTTTTTACTCTGAGCCTGGCTCTAGAATCCTATAACATCATTTAAGCTTGGACTAAACTTTGTTTTTGCAGTAAGCTTTTACTTTGATCTacaattcattttctttcagtaaacTACCCTCTGCTGCAGCTAAGGCACGTGCCTTAgcatttaaaaattgttcttgCGCTGGAGGGGAATTTGTGCTTTCTGGGGCTGCAGCTATTCTAATCTTCTTGATTATTGTGAGTAAcaggtgacattaaaaaaaaaaaagacagaacagCAGAACTAGGTGATTTTAAGCTAAGTAAtaaaggggggagagaggggggaagcCTTTATAGTAAGGTGCCTAATGCTGCAGGAGTTctctgaaataatgtttttaaaaagccttacTACAGGAAAGATTAAATGGGAGTtaacaaaaagtaagaaaatttaTCTAGGGAACATCTTTCTCTGACCTGTAGGGAATGAGTGGACTGCCTAGGTCTTGCTTAGTTTTATAATTCCAGTACTGTCAGAAGTGCAGGACAGGTGAGATTAAATGACAGCAATAGTTTTGTTTTTGCCGTATGATCTCTTGTCATGTATACGTGGAGGAACTACAGCATCTGCAAACTGAGCGATGGAAATACACAGGCTTTATCAATGCTTACACAAGGATATTTTAAAAGAGGGTATTCTGAGGTGCATGCGAATGGGCTTTCCTTGCATTCCTTGCTTAAGCATGAAGCATGTTGCTGATGGTAGaaggggcttttttcttttgcatcagaTTTGCCTGTGTTGGAGTTTTCTGTTTGACTGTAAAGATACCTTTCACTTACAGGCTCAGTAGAGTCTTCACTCCCATTGGAGAAAGAAGAACAAATAAGACTTCAAGCAAGAAGGCGCCTAGAAGAACAGCTCAAACAATACAGAGTGAAGAGACATCAAGAAAGAGTGAGTACCACACAACAGACCTTCTAGATTCAGTGTGTTGTTGAGAAGCTTAAAAACTTTATCCTTTCTGTGCTctaaattactgttttctctcctttaaaagTTCATTAGTTTTCTCAAAtctgagaaagcattttttttttcttctggacatGCAAAATTTGGTTCTCTGTTACCTCATCAGTAATGTACTGTTTTGTGCTTcttaagtgtgtgtgtgggggaagcAAACACAAATTTTCCTATATTTTTCAGTTAGCTTTTGGAGTCTACCttgaacattttcaaaatgcttgtaCTGAGCCTTGATAGGGCTGATTGCTGATGTAATTTACCTTGTTTATGAAATGATGCATATActtaaatattaatgtaaaagtGTAGAGCTTTACGTATTAAGTTCTACAGCAAAACAAGTCTTTGATGCTAGTTCAAATGTAACATGCTGGAATTTATTGTTGACTCTTTGCTTCTTTTAGTCGAATCAGTCTACATCCAAAAACCGGCCCTCCAGCACCCTAGATCCTGAGCTGATGTTAAATCCAGAAATCTTGCCAAGAGCTAGCACTGTAGCAATGACAAAAGAATACTCCTTTTTGCGGACCAGTGTGCCCAGGGGGCCAAAACTGGGTAGCTTGGGACTTCCAGCATCCTCAAAAGAGAGAAGAAGTTCAAAATCTAAGCCCAGTAAGATCCGGTCCTTGGCTGACTACAGAACTGAAGACTCAGGCTCTGGAAACACTACTGGGAATTTTGTGGCTACTGATTTATCTGGTGGGACTCTGAAGCAAAGCAGAAGTGGTCCAACATCAGTTGTCTCTGAGATAAGTCTACCCTCTGACATGGATGATCGAATAGAGAATTCCTCCTTGGCAGGTGATAGTGTTTCAGAGATTGATGGGAGTGAAGTGGGAATGAGGCTGGATGGAAACGAGAGTGACAGCTCTACCTACAGCAGTGCGTCAGGAAAAGGACTGTATAACAGTTTACAGAATGCAGAAGGCAAACAGGGTATTCCATATACAATAAATGGTCAGAAGATACATCCTGATGCAATGGGGCAATTTCCTTCCATCAGTGAGGTGCTACAGGCTGCGGCAGTGGAGCATCAAGCCCAAGAGCAAGAAGTTAATGGCGAAGTACGGAGTAGGAGAGACAGTATTTCTAGCAGGTAAGAAAGATCATTGTACAGTGAGGCCATTATTGGCCATTATACTTTCTTGGAATAGGCAGCCTATTACTCTTACATTTTACTAACTTTGAATCCAGTTTTAACTTACGTTCATTGTCATCAAATCTGTTGTTAACTTACAGCTtctaaaagaaactgaaaggtcACTTCACTTGAGTACCTATTTACTAAGTATATCTTCAGAGAAAGATATTTTTGCCACTGACAGTGTGTCTTACATACTGCTAGCAGTTGCTTCTACCTGTATTTACTTGCGAAGCAGGCATGCATTCACTGAATCACTGATGTGGCATTCGTCTTTAAAGTCTGAAAGTGTAGACTTAACTGACTCAGTGGTATTTATTATCGTCCTTTTCCTGATCCACACATGTACTTTCAGACCTCAAATAGTTATGAAATGCCAAGAGTCTTGTCCTAGATACTCTTATCCTCTTCGGTCCTTTAGAATGAGATTTACTTAGTCTCACGGTATTAAACTGTGAGTCAGCAAGCAAGTGGATGAGTGGTGAAGCCCTTAACAATGCAGTTGTGTGTTTTATCAGTTGTTTGCAGATGCATGTTGTATGCATGCTCATtttgaaattaccttttttttttttcttcttcactggaATAAAGTGTAATGGCCCGAGATGTTAAGGTAAAATCAGTTGTCTACAATTATTCCAGCTTAGACTGAATTCTTACAGTAACAAGAGAGAGAGGATCTTTCTCTAGACTCCTTGGCTGTACCTCAGGGAAGGGGAGCGTAAGGAATCCTTTAGACCAAATActtgttcttccttcttttgtaGCAGCCATTGGTATTTCTCAGGCACTTTCACATTAAAGCATACAATTGCAGACAATAGTTGTGGAGGTTTTGTGCTCCCATTATGTCCATTTGTCTGCTTATAATGGGATATGCAGATACAGAATACAATGAAATCAACCATTGCTCTTCtgtaaaataacaaatatatgGGGGCCACACTAGATTCTAGTTGCTACAACTATAGGAAACTAATGTATAAAACCTTAGGGTGAATATAATTTCTTTATCTCTTTAGATGGTAATGAAGGTTGTTTCACTGTGTTCTGGACCCATCATAAAGCCAGAAAAAATGTCCTAAATTCTAGGTCACACATGAAGACTTGAGTACCTCTTAATTTCAGCTTCACTTTTCTTCTACTAGATGAGTGTTGTATTCTAACCCTTTAACTGTGTATATGCTGTCTCTGTCTCCAGTGTTTCTATGGAAAGCTCTATCGCAGGAACTCATGACGAAATGTTGCAGGTTCTGAAGGAGAAGATGAGACTTGAAGGGCAACTAGAAGCACTCTCACTAGAAGCTAATCAGGTagaaaatgaatttgaatttCTGTATTTAGCAAATTATATTAATATGTTAATTAATTTTCAAGAGCCTCCTACTCATTACTTGTGGGAATTGTGTTTTGTAAAAACATTGTTGAATAAGGTACTTTACAAggatgctgtggtgggttgatgctggctggatgccaggtgcccaccaaagctgctctatcacccCCCACTtgagctggacaggggagagaaaatataacaaaaggcttgtgtgtcaagatgaggacagggagagatcactcgctgattactgtcatgggcaaaacagagtGCACTTGgcgaaaattaatttaatttattaccaatcaaatcagagtaagataatgagaaaataaaaccaaatcttaaaacgctttctccccacccctcccttcttctcggGCTTAACTTTACTACCGaattctctatctcctccccctgagcagtgcagggggacggggaatgggggttgggggtcagttcatcacacatggtctctgccgctccttcctcctcaggggcaggactcctcgcactcttcccctgctccagcatggggtccctcccacaggagacagtcctccacgaacttctccaatgtgggtccttcccacggtctgcagtccttcaggcacagactgctccagtgtgggtcccccgtggggtcacaagtcctgccagaaaacctgctccagcgtgggctcctctctccgcagggccacaggtcctaccaggagcctgctccagcgcgggcttccaacggggtcacagcctccgtcaggcatccccctgctctggcgtggggtcctctacaggctgcaggtggatatctgctccaccgtggacctccctgagctgcagggggacagcctgcctctccatggtcttccccacgggctgcaggggaatgtctgctccggtgcctggagcatctcctccccctccttctgcactgaccttggggtctgcagggttgtttctctcacatattctcacttctctctctgctgttgtTCTTCcgcaggtttggttttttttttttcctcttcttaaatttgatatcacagaggcactaccgctgtcgctgatgggctcggccttggccagcggcaggtccgtcttggagccggctggcactggctctgttggacacaggggaagcttctagcagcttctttcAGAAGCCACCCCTCTGTAGCctctctgctaccaaaaccttgccatgcaaacccaatacagatgcTTAAGACGATAAATATAAAGTTAGTAAAGtcttaaaaggctttaaaaaaaaaaaaattgttttcttttttggaagcgCGATGATAAATCCAGAGTAATGCTAGTAGTGTCTATATAGCTGAATTTTCTCTTTATATTGATTGATGGCATAACACGTATAATAGAAAGCATTCCTCCTTAAAGTGTGGAAACGTGTTCTATTAAAAATCCTGATATGGTTACTGACATATAATGCTGTATGTCTTGTCTGCgctttcctctgtattttctttgacTATTTGAAATACTTGCTAGGTGAGATGtcactttaaaaaagaattttttacaAGCCACTGGTCTTTGCTTTAGCAAAGGCATTTTGCTGGGCATCTTCTTTACTCAGCcattaatgtattttctctttaagacttctgtattttgatttttctggaCACATTCAGGCTCTCAAAGAGAAGACGGAGCTACAAGCCCAACTTGCAGCTTTGAACATGACACTTCAGGCGCAGATGGAGCACAGCCAAAAcagccagcagaagcaggaatCTCTGAGCTCAGAAGTGGCCACATTAAAGCAGTCTTGCTGGGACCTGGAACGAGCAATGGCTGACCTGCAAAATACCTTGGAAGCAAAGAATGCTAGTTTGGCTTCTTCAAATAATGATTTGCAGTTAGCAGAGGAGCAGTACCAAAGACTCCTGCTGAAGGTTGAAGATATGCAAAAAAATGTTCTCACCAGAGACAGCACAGGTGGGATGATGTAAATGTCAATCTTTAAAATTTGTTATTCCATAAATCATTTTGTTTCAATATAATTCTGAAGTCTAGGAAGAAGAAggatttttaatttgtgtttcatTTATGTCAAACTAATAAAATGGTTTGAATTTTAAGATTATCGTTTTTTATTTTGTGTCACAGAAGTACCACAATTTGCAAGCTGCCACTGCCAGCTTGGAGAGGGAGGCATAAATATTTAGTCTAGTAACTGTTTGACAGTGGACTAATGGTTTTTAGAAAATTGTACAAATATTGGTTTCTGATGATGACTCTACATGTCAGGGTACCTgctttgtgatttttaatttgttcataTTTTCTACCTCTAAGGAACTATGAATGCTTATAGAAgtgattcatttattttaattttattctgcttaTGACCTGATACTTTGGATTGTAGCACTTCCCCTCACTTTTGCAGGAAAAGCCAGTTTTTATGTAGTTAGGCATATATGTTTTTGTTCacgaagaaagaagaaaaaaaagaaaaagctatgaaTATAGCAATAATCCTTGAAAATGTGTGCATAAAAATAGAACAATGGAGTGCGCTAGTCcaagttctttatttttctttttctagttcaTGATCTGCGACAGCAGTTGGCTTCCTTACAGAACCAGCTTCAGAAGGTGCAGTTGGAACGGACCACACTGACCAATAAGCTAAAGGCGTCCGAAACAGAAATCTCATCGCTCCAAAATGTGCGGCAGTGGTACCAGCAGCAGCTTGTCCTAGCACAGGAGGCCCGTGTCAGGCTGCAGAGTGAGATGGCCAATATACAGGTATTATGATTTAATTCCATATGGGAGGACTGAgaatctgttctttttttatgttaGTTTTATCCAGAGGACATCGTTTATGAGCTCAGATGAGGGAGCCTGtctcatttatatatttttcaggtGGAAAGTAAGGGGGGATGGTTTTCATCATGAGGCGTTAGTTCATGTTAATGCTGAGCCATAAATTTAACCAAGGCACTTGCCTTCTGTGGATGAAGATCTGCAGTGCCATGAAAGTAGTAGCTGAGATAAGGCACAGATAGATTCAAtgtgattgggtttttttctgaaacgcTTAAATTGGTTGGCCAAATTTTGACTGTATTAATCtgtggtgtcccccccccccccccccccccccctttaggCTGGGCAAATGACTCAAGCAGGTATGTTGGAACATCTCAAACTAGAGAACGTGGCACTGTCTCAGCAGCTGACGGAAACCCAGCACAGATCCATTAAAGAAAAGGAGCGTATTGCAGCACAGCTGCAAAATATTGAGGTACGGTTGTAGGTGGCCTTCATGAATTACCTTCTGCCTAGGTTGTGTATTTAGGTTTTGCAAACTCAAGGCTATTTCAGCAAAGTAACAGTGAATTCTTATGAATCGATTCAAATGGTGCattataaaaacagtaaatatttcagaCCAAATAAATTTGCATGACATTACAAACAGTAAGAGGGAGCAAGGCCATATGTTTCCCATTCCAAGGAGATACTTGCATTTTCAGCTCTGGTATTTGTTGCTAGTTGAATTTTAAAGGTGGATGTAAATGTTCTCCTTTGCCCATTCATGAACTTTTTCAAGAGAAAACTTAATTGGAAATTAAATCAGTCAAGTGCTTCTTAAGTGTGTGAAATTGCTCAGGTTTGTCCTTCCTGCCCTCCAGTAAGAAAAGATGGGTAAAATCTGAAGTGCAGTACGCTCACTTTGAAAGCACTTAGAACCTTAAATCCCATTGAATTTCAGTGACATTCCTGCTTCTAAGTCTCAAATGGCAATAAAGCAGCAGGTTAGTGGAAGCACCCCATCTCCGGTGTTACTAATAGTGGTTGTGTAAATGACAGGAATTGCTATTTCACAGAGTAGCTACAGCATCCAAGGAATCtcttttgtttcagaatttttcCAGTCAGCTGAATTTTAttaaagattctttttctttatgtcttGTTTCATCAATTTAGAAAGGACATGGTGTTGTTTAAGAGGAATTCAGATTGTCACAAGTATACAAGACATTCACTGTTATTCTAAAGTGTCTTAAGTATATGAATGGGTGGCTTCAGTAAAGACAGGTGTGTAAGGCAGACatcagaattatttttgcttGTGTCTTTTCTCTAGAAATTTTCTCTaacttatatttttcttttcctccttttttttttaatttcttttttattttttttatttttcacccaACCCCTCCTTGTCCATGGACATTGTAAAAGTTGGttccttgctttttctgtgcaGGCTGACATGTTAGATCAAGAAGCTGCCTTCATGCAGATCCAGGAGGCTAAAACCATGGTGGAAGAAGACTTGCAGAGAAAACTAGAGGAGTTTGAGGATGAGAAagaacagcttcagaaaatgGCTGATTCTGCAGCAACATTGGAGCAAGAATTGGAACAGGTAGACTGTTGTTAGGTAACTTCCCAAGGGTTTCAAGGGAAATACTTATTTGGCTGAAAAGGCAATAGTAAATAGATACTGAGCGCTAAAcctttttaaaaacctgaaaggtAGCTGCAAAAATTAAGTCCATATCAAAATCACTCTGTCCCAGGTGAAAAGGCTCCCTCTTTTTCAACCATCTCAGTAACAGTACTTTTTTGAAATTTAAGAACTACTGTCTTGtagatgttggggttttttttagtgaattCATTATGTGATCATGCCAAGTGTAGACAAGGAGCATAGGTCCATGTTCGAAGTTGTTAGGCAGTCAGGATATCATTATATACACTACAGCGTAATAAATCTGCACTTTGCTGCAGTCCTGCTTTAACCTTGTAATATTACAAAGGGCTGGTATGAGATGAAGTATGTGATAGCTCAGTATTATATTCCGTGTAATTATATGGCATGATCATTAATAACACTGAATTTACCTGGTATATGTACTGTGgacacatttttcaaataaaaatttagaaCACTGTGAATCTTACTTAAGAATGTTTTAGGTTTGCCATTCTGGTCATTGCTTAGCCTGTAAGATTACAGATGCTGCAGAAGGCAATCAGTTCAATTAATAGAGCAAAGAGAAGTGGCctagaaaagtgaaaaaatagtTTCACCTTCTCCTACCTTCTCCTAGAAGCTAAAatattagttaaaatatttttggagtgCATTTGCAAAgataacatttattttgtatgaaTTTAATCTCAAAATACTTCTTGTCAGGTCAAGTTGACTTTGCATCAGCGAGATCTGCAGCTTGAATCTTTACAGCAAGAACACCTAGACATAATGAAGCAATTCACTTTGACCCAAGAGACATTGCACACCAAAGAGCAGTGCCTGGATGACCTGCAAACACAGTATGATGAACTGAAGGCCAGATTAGAAGAGTTCCAAAGTGACACTACTTCTAAAGATGACATGATCCAGTATTTGCAGAATGAGAAGATTGTCTTGGAAGtagctctgcaggcagcaaaagcaagcaaagaGCAACTTGACGAAGGAGCAGTGCGCCTTGGAGAAGATACAGAAGTAGCATCAGAAATCTTGGAACAACTGAGGCAAGAAATGGCAATCAAGTCAAGCCAGGTAATAAAAACCTAAAAGTATCTTATTTAAAATAGCTGTTGCAGGGAAGTATTGCCACAGGCACAACAGAGCCAATTACATGAGAGGAGATTGGTACATGTGAGTTTGTATACATGTGTAGTTGTGAGATTCAGCTAGTGGGAATATTTTAATCAATTCTCTCATCTTTCCCTGTTGTTAGACTATCTGACACTTTACATCCTGTTACATCATTGGTGAGCCTACGGTTTAGTATCCCTTGGTCTCTATAGGCGTTTATGCATTTGTGTGGTATGGGAAGGGAAGCTGAGGTTAATTGGTCTTGTTCTGTTGGTTTCCTAGAGCcactatctttttaaaatctatcAGTTTTAAAACGCAATAATTTTGAGTACAGATCACAgttttggaagtaattttttagcgtgctgcttttctgtggcaCTGTGGGACAAACATCTTCCTTATGCAGTAATTTGGTCATGTTTAATTGTGCCTTTTCTCTTGAAACAATATACCAGGCTTTGCTTTTGCATAGTGCTCGATACCAGCTGAGGCTTTTTTCTTGTCACTGAACTGTTTTAAAAGCCCAAGCCCAATGCATATCCTTATTCTTTTTTGGCTGCTTTAAATTATGGTGACTCTTCCTTTCACACCTTAGTTTTATAGTCATCTATGCTCTGTATCTTTTCAAGCATCCAAGCTTCATAGCAAGAGCTTTCTTATTGAATCCTGGTAATGATGAGTTCCTGGTAATCTTTAGAGATTTCTTTTGAAGATAATGGGACTTGATAGTATTACCAATAGAAGTATTGAAGAACTATGGAAGTATATTtaagataaagattttttttttttttccttcaaagagcCAGCTGGTTTCTTCATTTGATCGTCACGTATGTATGAACGGGTGCCATCCGGATACAACATATGTACACTACTGATGCATACTAAAACTTTAATGGCAGGATAAGGGGACTTCATGCATTCCTGCGGGTTGACAGGGCTCACTATGTGGTGACCTGTGTGAACGTATTTCTGTATAAAACGTTGTGTTATCTAACCGTG
Above is a genomic segment from Harpia harpyja isolate bHarHar1 chromosome 9, bHarHar1 primary haplotype, whole genome shotgun sequence containing:
- the GOLGA3 gene encoding golgin subfamily A member 3 isoform X1, producing MDSSSVQQDVHLENRSNNGGRNSSEELLDCKAKSDLPVTTDEINTTSININEVPNEEGSLEINSKVDTCQNGPESLFPDSPVSFDPTSSVQGQESSPGVTGFHDSLRKSQGTRAEGIVLRKEALQSLKLSLPMQETELCSVESSLPLEKEEQIRLQARRRLEEQLKQYRVKRHQERSNQSTSKNRPSSTLDPELMLNPEILPRASTVAMTKEYSFLRTSVPRGPKLGSLGLPASSKERRSSKSKPSKIRSLADYRTEDSGSGNTTGNFVATDLSGGTLKQSRSGPTSVVSEISLPSDMDDRIENSSLAGDSVSEIDGSEVGMRLDGNESDSSTYSSASGKGLYNSLQNAEGKQGIPYTINGQKIHPDAMGQFPSISEVLQAAAVEHQAQEQEVNGEVRSRRDSISSSVSMESSIAGTHDEMLQVLKEKMRLEGQLEALSLEANQALKEKTELQAQLAALNMTLQAQMEHSQNSQQKQESLSSEVATLKQSCWDLERAMADLQNTLEAKNASLASSNNDLQLAEEQYQRLLLKVEDMQKNVLTRDSTVHDLRQQLASLQNQLQKVQLERTTLTNKLKASETEISSLQNVRQWYQQQLVLAQEARVRLQSEMANIQAGQMTQAGMLEHLKLENVALSQQLTETQHRSIKEKERIAAQLQNIEADMLDQEAAFMQIQEAKTMVEEDLQRKLEEFEDEKEQLQKMADSAATLEQELEQVKLTLHQRDLQLESLQQEHLDIMKQFTLTQETLHTKEQCLDDLQTQYDELKARLEEFQSDTTSKDDMIQYLQNEKIVLEVALQAAKASKEQLDEGAVRLGEDTEVASEILEQLRQEMAIKSSQVENLQQENASFKKQVQKVKEQFLQQKVMVEAYRRDASSKDQLISELKATKKRLDSELKELKRELLKIQVEKQALESEHSKLQKEVSQVHQQMVEIENHLQSVQKERDDMEARLQSLQFDKEQMASLAEANQALKQQVEQMQEEAKNAITEQKQKMKRLGSDLTSAQKEMKAKHKAYENAVSILSRRLQESLAAKESAEAELSKLKAQITDGGNNQIAQERIQALETELQAVSSSKLMLEKELQEVISLTSQELEEYREKVLELEDELQESRGFRRKIKRLEEINKKLALELEHERGKLTGLSQSNAALREHNNILETALAKREADLVQLNLQVQAVLKRKEEEDQQMQQLIQALQASLEKEKSKVKDLKKQEAAAKADAAHNRRHYRAAVLELSEIKKELHAKELLVQALQVEVDKLQVEDEKHSQEVSQFQQELAEARSQLQLLQKKLDDKLSEQPVVSQEVEDLKWEVERKEREIETLKQQLDMSEQRSHKELEGMQIVLQNIKTELEIVREDLSVTQKDKFMLQAKVTELKNSMKSLLQQNQQLKLDLKHGKMKKRKELKGENNSSNPVTPVKIPDCPVPAALLEELLKPSTAVSKEPLKNLNSCLRQLKQEMDSLQRQMEEHTITVHESMSSWTQIEGQLMDLTATSPATASDQQEIPTTEEKKQNCSVRDKEALTL
- the GOLGA3 gene encoding golgin subfamily A member 3 isoform X2, which gives rise to MDSSSVQQDVHLENRSNNGGRNSSEELLDCKAKSDLPVTTDEINTTSININEVPNEEGSLEINSKVDTCQNGPESLFPDSPVSFDPTSSVQGQESSPGSVESSLPLEKEEQIRLQARRRLEEQLKQYRVKRHQERSNQSTSKNRPSSTLDPELMLNPEILPRASTVAMTKEYSFLRTSVPRGPKLGSLGLPASSKERRSSKSKPSKIRSLADYRTEDSGSGNTTGNFVATDLSGGTLKQSRSGPTSVVSEISLPSDMDDRIENSSLAGDSVSEIDGSEVGMRLDGNESDSSTYSSASGKGLYNSLQNAEGKQGIPYTINGQKIHPDAMGQFPSISEVLQAAAVEHQAQEQEVNGEVRSRRDSISSSVSMESSIAGTHDEMLQVLKEKMRLEGQLEALSLEANQALKEKTELQAQLAALNMTLQAQMEHSQNSQQKQESLSSEVATLKQSCWDLERAMADLQNTLEAKNASLASSNNDLQLAEEQYQRLLLKVEDMQKNVLTRDSTVHDLRQQLASLQNQLQKVQLERTTLTNKLKASETEISSLQNVRQWYQQQLVLAQEARVRLQSEMANIQAGQMTQAGMLEHLKLENVALSQQLTETQHRSIKEKERIAAQLQNIEADMLDQEAAFMQIQEAKTMVEEDLQRKLEEFEDEKEQLQKMADSAATLEQELEQVKLTLHQRDLQLESLQQEHLDIMKQFTLTQETLHTKEQCLDDLQTQYDELKARLEEFQSDTTSKDDMIQYLQNEKIVLEVALQAAKASKEQLDEGAVRLGEDTEVASEILEQLRQEMAIKSSQVENLQQENASFKKQVQKVKEQFLQQKVMVEAYRRDASSKDQLISELKATKKRLDSELKELKRELLKIQVEKQALESEHSKLQKEVSQVHQQMVEIENHLQSVQKERDDMEARLQSLQFDKEQMASLAEANQALKQQVEQMQEEAKNAITEQKQKMKRLGSDLTSAQKEMKAKHKAYENAVSILSRRLQESLAAKESAEAELSKLKAQITDGGNNQIAQERIQALETELQAVSSSKLMLEKELQEVISLTSQELEEYREKVLELEDELQESRGFRRKIKRLEEINKKLALELEHERGKLTGLSQSNAALREHNNILETALAKREADLVQLNLQVQAVLKRKEEEDQQMQQLIQALQASLEKEKSKVKDLKKQEAAAKADAAHNRRHYRAAVLELSEIKKELHAKELLVQALQVEVDKLQVEDEKHSQEVSQFQQELAEARSQLQLLQKKLDDKLSEQPVVSQEVEDLKWEVERKEREIETLKQQLDMSEQRSHKELEGMQIVLQNIKTELEIVREDLSVTQKDKFMLQAKVTELKNSMKSLLQQNQQLKLDLKHGKMKKRKELKGENNSSNPVTPVKIPDCPVPAALLEELLKPSTAVSKEPLKNLNSCLRQLKQEMDSLQRQMEEHTITVHESMSSWTQIEGQLMDLTATSPATASDQQEIPTTEEKKQNCSVRDKEALTL